A section of the Bifidobacterium sp. ESL0728 genome encodes:
- a CDS encoding sugar phosphate nucleotidyltransferase, whose protein sequence is MPDVSTPCKGFEDFYAIIPAGGTGSRLWPLSRGARPKFLYDLMGSGRTLIQSTFDRLARLAGPERIVVSTGWRHVAAVEAQLPELKESNIFAEPVPRDSTAAIALATAILARRHGEHIVVGSFAADHVIRGKDSFADAVRQAVAAARAGYVTTIGIAASRPSTAFGYIHQGRSLGSEIPGAPNARLVERFVEKPDSATAQAYLSTGEYRWNAGMFVMRADVLLDHLREYKPEMYDAISHIADAYMAVDSDNGADTAGNAEIAAARYVGKETLNASSASRQNDNADTAENRNGAGDGSSANGDNNTNNDHVANQGFGFGAGNDNGANNDADSGNQADTNNRTDTDDQADSNNHADTDSQDAADSETDSDNDTIDEAMATYWPGIEKIAFDYAVAEPLSVAGGVAVVPGDFGWDDIGDFNSVAALLPSTGARNIKILGDSDKVVSLDSAGDVVMPLSERTVALLGVNDMVIADTPDALLIAPRARSQEVKDLVAYLDREGRDDIL, encoded by the coding sequence ATGCCGGATGTATCGACGCCATGCAAAGGTTTCGAGGATTTCTATGCCATCATCCCTGCCGGGGGCACCGGTTCGAGGCTGTGGCCGCTGAGCCGCGGGGCAAGGCCGAAGTTCCTCTATGACCTGATGGGCAGCGGACGGACGCTGATCCAATCCACATTCGACAGGCTTGCGCGGCTTGCCGGGCCGGAGCGGATCGTTGTGAGCACAGGCTGGCGGCACGTCGCCGCGGTTGAGGCGCAGTTGCCGGAGCTCAAGGAATCCAACATTTTTGCCGAGCCGGTTCCGAGGGATTCGACGGCCGCCATCGCGCTGGCCACAGCCATTCTGGCGAGGCGGCATGGCGAGCACATCGTCGTTGGCTCGTTCGCGGCGGACCACGTCATCCGAGGCAAGGATTCGTTTGCTGATGCGGTTCGGCAGGCGGTTGCGGCGGCACGCGCCGGCTATGTGACGACCATCGGCATTGCTGCTTCCCGGCCGTCCACGGCGTTTGGCTATATCCATCAGGGTCGTTCGTTGGGAAGCGAAATTCCGGGTGCGCCGAACGCCCGCTTGGTGGAGCGTTTCGTCGAAAAGCCGGATTCCGCCACGGCGCAGGCTTACCTTTCCACCGGCGAATACCGTTGGAACGCCGGCATGTTCGTGATGCGGGCTGACGTGCTGCTCGACCATCTGCGCGAATACAAGCCCGAGATGTATGATGCGATTTCGCATATCGCCGATGCCTACATGGCCGTGGACAGTGACAACGGTGCCGATACCGCCGGGAATGCCGAAATCGCTGCGGCGCGATATGTCGGAAAAGAGACTTTAAACGCTTCGAGCGCTTCCCGGCAAAATGATAATGCCGATACTGCGGAAAATCGAAACGGCGCAGGGGACGGTAGCAGCGCTAACGGCGATAACAATACGAATAACGATCATGTTGCGAACCAAGGTTTTGGATTTGGTGCCGGCAACGACAACGGCGCTAATAATGATGCCGATTCTGGAAATCAAGCTGATACTAATAACCGAACTGACACCGACGACCAAGCCGATAGTAATAACCATGCTGATACCGATAGCCAGGATGCCGCCGATAGTGAGACAGATTCCGACAACGACACGATTGACGAGGCGATGGCGACCTACTGGCCGGGCATCGAGAAGATCGCGTTCGATTACGCAGTGGCCGAGCCGTTGAGCGTTGCCGGCGGTGTGGCGGTGGTTCCCGGCGATTTCGGCTGGGACGATATAGGAGACTTCAATTCCGTGGCCGCATTGCTGCCCAGCACCGGCGCACGCAATATCAAGATTCTTGGTGACAGCGACAAAGTGGTCAGTCTCGATAGCGCCGGAGACGTGGTGATGCCGTTGTCCGAACGCACCGTGGCCCTGCTTGGTGTCAACGACATGGTCATTGCCGATACCCCCGACGCGCTGCTCATCGCCCCGCGCGCCCGCAGTCAGGAGGTCAAGGATCTGGTCGCCTACCTCGACCGCGAAGGCCGTGATGACATCCTCTGA
- a CDS encoding carboxymuconolactone decarboxylase family protein, with protein MVKKQTAGHKQLGEFAPQFAHLNDDVLFGEVWSREDELSAHDRSMITIAAIIAMGATEQMDAHFNIGKANGITKDEIAAEITHLAFYVGWPKAWSAFNRAKKVWADDETVEK; from the coding sequence ATGGTCAAGAAACAGACAGCAGGACACAAGCAGCTGGGCGAGTTCGCTCCGCAGTTCGCACACTTGAACGACGACGTGCTCTTCGGCGAGGTGTGGAGCCGTGAGGACGAGCTTTCGGCGCACGACCGCTCAATGATCACCATCGCTGCGATCATCGCGATGGGAGCCACCGAGCAGATGGACGCGCATTTCAACATCGGCAAGGCCAACGGCATCACCAAGGACGAAATCGCCGCCGAAATCACGCACCTCGCCTTCTATGTCGGCTGGCCCAAGGCCTGGTCCGCGTTCAATCGCGCCAAAAAAGTGTGGGCCGACGACGAAACCGTTGAAAAATAG
- a CDS encoding MDR family MFS transporter — translation MVDYQSAKQQGGEHNVATSKRESGQEGSFTSYITSRQRGLMMAVLLLGSFTALMAETFLNNALPTIMGAFSVSQATAQWLTTAYLLVVGLMIPMSAWVFESFNLRTTFVTLMAVFFVGSIVCIFAPNFWVLLAGRIIEAIAAGGLMPFIQNVILMMFPPEKRGMAMGITGLVIGFGPAVGPTISGLILKVSSWKMLFIILAIASAITAILAVPLVRNLTSPHHSTTDVISFAESIFGFGLILYALSEVGNTGRITVMLAVLFIVGVVIMALFCVRQLKLSKPLLDIHVFGNARFNLCTLLSTISNIAMVGIELVLPLYLQTTRGESALTSGLVMMPGALVMVICNPISGTLYDKLGIKKLSLFGFLMLLIGSVPMLWFSAKTSLFVIGLCYALRMVGISFTMMTTFTAGINLSSARLTAHANAASSTVRQVGGSLGTALAMLVISLAATSQASAGKAAAQAIGYNWGFILMVIFAVIGLVASFFLPNAATEREAIAAESK, via the coding sequence ATGGTAGATTATCAATCGGCAAAGCAGCAAGGCGGGGAGCACAACGTTGCGACCTCGAAGCGTGAATCCGGGCAGGAAGGCAGTTTTACTTCATACATTACCTCACGTCAGCGCGGGCTGATGATGGCAGTGCTGCTTCTGGGTTCGTTCACGGCGTTGATGGCCGAAACGTTCCTGAACAATGCGCTGCCTACGATTATGGGGGCATTTTCGGTAAGCCAAGCTACGGCGCAATGGCTGACGACCGCTTATCTGCTGGTCGTTGGCCTCATGATTCCGATGTCTGCGTGGGTGTTCGAATCTTTTAATCTGCGCACCACGTTCGTGACCTTGATGGCCGTCTTCTTCGTCGGCTCGATCGTCTGTATTTTCGCGCCGAACTTCTGGGTACTGCTCGCGGGCCGTATCATCGAAGCCATCGCCGCAGGCGGATTGATGCCGTTCATCCAGAACGTCATCCTGATGATGTTCCCGCCCGAGAAGCGCGGCATGGCCATGGGTATCACCGGCCTGGTCATCGGTTTCGGACCGGCGGTAGGCCCCACCATCTCTGGCCTCATCCTCAAGGTCTCCAGCTGGAAGATGCTCTTCATCATCCTCGCCATCGCCAGCGCCATCACCGCGATTCTCGCCGTTCCGCTGGTACGCAACCTTACCTCGCCGCACCACAGCACCACCGATGTCATCTCCTTCGCCGAGTCCATTTTCGGCTTCGGCCTCATCCTTTACGCACTGTCCGAAGTCGGCAACACCGGGCGGATTACAGTCATGCTTGCGGTATTGTTCATCGTCGGCGTGGTCATCATGGCGCTTTTCTGCGTCCGCCAGTTGAAGCTTTCCAAGCCTCTGCTCGACATCCACGTCTTCGGCAACGCCCGCTTCAACCTCTGCACACTGTTGAGCACCATCAGCAACATCGCCATGGTTGGCATCGAACTGGTGCTGCCGCTCTATTTGCAGACTACGCGCGGCGAATCTGCGCTCACCAGCGGCCTGGTGATGATGCCCGGCGCCTTGGTCATGGTGATCTGCAACCCAATTTCCGGCACGCTCTACGACAAGCTCGGCATCAAGAAACTTTCGCTGTTTGGCTTCCTCATGCTCCTGATCGGCTCGGTACCGATGCTTTGGTTCAGTGCGAAAACCAGTCTGTTCGTGATTGGCCTGTGCTACGCGCTGCGTATGGTCGGCATCTCGTTCACGATGATGACCACGTTCACCGCCGGCATCAACCTGAGCTCCGCCCGCCTTACCGCGCACGCCAACGCCGCTTCCTCGACGGTCCGTCAGGTCGGCGGCTCGCTGGGCACGGCGCTCGCGATGCTTGTCATCTCGCTTGCCGCGACTTCGCAGGCTTCCGCCGGCAAGGCGGCAGCCCAAGCCATCGGCTACAACTGGGGCTTCATCCTCATGGTCATCTTCGCCGTCATCGGCTTGGTCGCGTCGTTCTTCCTCCCCAACGCCGCCACCGAGCGCGAGGCCATCGCCGCCGAGAGCAAGTGA
- a CDS encoding MarR family transcriptional regulator, giving the protein MENEKAKFDATGADNLGPLIKVANTLIEKELNNRVASMFEGYSLTGPQITLMVYLHDAHGHAVTQREIADRFVLSHPTIRGIVKRLESAGLIKTSQLESDRRQILLELTAEGQRLMDAHIDDIHGVMKQINGRITDGLTSAEQARLVAALKRIVANFSNGSKQ; this is encoded by the coding sequence ATGGAAAACGAAAAGGCGAAGTTCGATGCGACCGGAGCTGATAATTTGGGGCCGCTCATCAAAGTGGCGAATACCTTGATCGAGAAGGAACTCAACAACCGCGTCGCCTCGATGTTCGAAGGCTACAGCCTCACCGGCCCGCAGATCACGTTGATGGTCTATCTGCACGACGCACATGGGCACGCCGTCACGCAGCGTGAAATCGCCGACCGGTTTGTGTTGAGCCATCCCACGATTCGCGGCATTGTCAAGCGCTTGGAAAGTGCGGGGCTTATCAAGACTTCCCAGCTGGAAAGCGACCGACGGCAGATTCTACTTGAGCTCACCGCCGAAGGGCAGCGGCTGATGGATGCCCATATCGACGATATTCATGGCGTGATGAAGCAAATCAACGGGAGAATTACCGATGGCTTGACAAGTGCGGAGCAAGCGAGATTGGTCGCTGCGCTCAAACGAATCGTTGCCAATTTTTCGAACGGGTCGAAGCAATGA
- a CDS encoding MerR family transcriptional regulator, giving the protein MSTQNWHSIGEASLYCGLPESTLRYYEDVGIITPIARDPESGHRAYTDDDLQALLIISCLSATGMPLAKMKEYMANRKRGREGAPTEIDLLRDQKRRLTEERRFLMAREEYVNLKIKFWQAVSDGDDAEASRIGAVAHEKVKQLSHWHDNQDSGTETAAKLTGSVTGTER; this is encoded by the coding sequence ATGAGCACTCAAAACTGGCATTCGATTGGCGAAGCGTCGCTTTATTGCGGGCTGCCGGAAAGCACGCTGCGTTATTACGAAGACGTCGGCATTATCACGCCGATCGCCCGCGACCCGGAAAGCGGCCATCGCGCCTACACCGACGATGACTTGCAGGCTCTGTTGATTATTTCCTGCCTTTCAGCCACCGGCATGCCATTGGCCAAAATGAAGGAATACATGGCCAATCGCAAGCGCGGACGCGAAGGCGCTCCCACCGAAATCGACCTGCTGCGCGACCAGAAACGTCGGCTCACCGAGGAACGCCGGTTCCTGATGGCCCGCGAAGAATATGTCAATCTCAAAATCAAGTTCTGGCAGGCCGTTTCGGACGGCGATGACGCCGAGGCTTCACGGATTGGTGCGGTGGCACATGAAAAGGTCAAACAACTCAGCCATTGGCACGACAACCAAGACAGCGGAACGGAAACAGCGGCCAAACTGACTGGCTCGGTAACGGGTACGGAAAGGTGA
- a CDS encoding aldo/keto reductase encodes MERITLGDSGVRISPMFIGGMSFGKPDPEQHVWTIDQEGTQAVIARTLELGVNAIDTANCYARGTSEEYIGQALKNLNVPRDQVVLASKVYFNEGHSSAKAIKREIEGSLKRLQTDYLDLYILHRFDYTTPMEETMQALDELVRAGKVRAIGASEMFGYQYHNLEVIAEENGWTKLSTLQCHYNLIYREDERELIPVARQYNAVPTPYSPLASGHLARKTWDSETLRGRTDKVEHSKYDRDRTIDQPIVDRVAELAGKRGVSMSQIALAWHWAHGPSAPIVGCSSPKRVDQAVAAMDVKLAPEEIDYLEAPYIAHELVGPLARPGEKPLAGTTVPPETK; translated from the coding sequence ATGGAACGCATCACTTTGGGAGATTCCGGAGTCCGGATTTCGCCGATGTTCATCGGCGGCATGTCCTTTGGCAAGCCGGACCCGGAACAACACGTTTGGACCATCGATCAGGAGGGCACGCAGGCGGTCATCGCGCGGACGCTCGAGCTCGGCGTCAACGCCATCGACACCGCCAACTGCTACGCGCGAGGCACCAGCGAGGAATACATCGGCCAAGCCCTGAAGAACCTCAACGTTCCCCGCGATCAGGTCGTGCTCGCCAGCAAGGTCTACTTCAACGAGGGCCATTCCTCGGCCAAGGCCATCAAACGCGAAATCGAAGGCAGCCTGAAACGCCTGCAGACCGACTATCTCGACCTTTACATCCTGCATCGTTTCGACTACACCACGCCGATGGAAGAAACCATGCAGGCTCTCGACGAACTGGTACGCGCCGGCAAGGTCCGCGCCATCGGCGCCAGCGAAATGTTCGGTTATCAGTACCACAACCTTGAGGTCATCGCCGAGGAAAACGGCTGGACGAAACTCTCGACGCTGCAATGCCACTACAACTTGATCTACCGTGAGGACGAACGCGAGCTCATCCCGGTGGCCCGCCAGTACAACGCGGTTCCGACGCCATATAGCCCGTTGGCTTCCGGCCACCTCGCACGTAAGACCTGGGATTCGGAAACGCTTCGCGGCAGGACCGACAAAGTCGAACACAGCAAATACGACCGCGACCGCACCATCGACCAGCCCATCGTCGACCGCGTCGCGGAATTGGCCGGAAAGCGCGGGGTGAGCATGTCGCAAATCGCTCTGGCCTGGCACTGGGCCCACGGTCCGTCCGCCCCGATCGTCGGCTGCAGCTCCCCCAAGCGCGTCGATCAGGCGGTCGCGGCAATGGACGTCAAGCTGGCTCCAGAGGAAATCGACTATCTCGAAGCGCCTTACATCGCCCACGAACTGGTCGGCCCGTTGGCCCGCCCGGGCGAAAAGCCGCTGGCCGGAACCACCGTTCCGCCGGAAACCAAGTAA
- a CDS encoding 2,3-butanediol dehydrogenase, protein MKAVRYYGKEHIQIDDIPEPQLKPGTIKVRPAYTGICGSDLHMYYNGPESVGGNIPGHPHPISGESIPVVLGHEFSGTVEEIADDVDTDLKVGDHVCIESMMACGECPSCKAGHYNTCDKVGGIGINGRGGGMSEHVVVEARFVHGVGDIPLDQAALLEPFTVAYHAVRRSGAKAGQTAVVGGAGPVGLMLGAVLKAKGLKVIMSELSAVRKQTAKDTGVADVVVDPSKEDLAERVKAETDGAGADVAFDASGAGVVVHQLIAAVRESANVVIVAIHVRPLELDVAKELTRTEKNVMTSLAYCNDHPGSIKLVQDKHIDLAPFITDKINAEDLVDKGLKQLRDDGEHHVKILVQL, encoded by the coding sequence ATGAAGGCTGTTCGTTATTACGGTAAGGAACATATCCAAATCGACGACATCCCGGAGCCACAACTCAAGCCAGGCACGATCAAGGTGCGCCCGGCATATACCGGTATCTGCGGTTCGGATTTGCATATGTACTATAACGGGCCGGAATCCGTAGGCGGCAACATTCCCGGCCATCCGCACCCGATTTCGGGAGAAAGCATCCCGGTTGTCCTCGGCCATGAATTCTCCGGAACTGTCGAGGAAATCGCCGACGACGTCGACACCGATCTCAAAGTCGGCGACCATGTCTGCATCGAATCGATGATGGCCTGCGGCGAGTGCCCCTCCTGCAAAGCCGGTCACTACAACACTTGTGACAAGGTCGGCGGCATTGGCATCAATGGCCGCGGGGGCGGGATGAGCGAGCACGTCGTGGTCGAAGCCCGCTTCGTGCATGGCGTCGGTGACATTCCACTGGATCAGGCGGCGTTGCTGGAACCCTTCACCGTGGCCTATCATGCGGTGCGCCGCAGCGGGGCAAAGGCCGGTCAGACAGCGGTCGTCGGTGGCGCAGGCCCAGTCGGACTCATGCTCGGCGCGGTGCTCAAGGCCAAGGGACTGAAAGTCATCATGTCTGAACTCTCCGCAGTGCGCAAGCAAACCGCGAAAGACACCGGGGTGGCCGACGTGGTGGTCGACCCAAGCAAGGAAGACCTTGCCGAGCGTGTCAAGGCCGAAACCGATGGCGCCGGGGCCGACGTCGCTTTTGACGCTTCAGGCGCGGGTGTGGTCGTCCATCAGCTCATCGCAGCCGTCCGCGAAAGCGCCAACGTGGTCATCGTCGCCATTCACGTGCGTCCGCTTGAACTCGATGTGGCCAAAGAACTAACCCGCACCGAGAAGAACGTCATGACTTCTCTCGCCTACTGCAACGATCATCCGGGTTCGATCAAGCTCGTCCAAGACAAGCACATCGACCTCGCGCCGTTCATCACCGACAAGATTAATGCCGAGGACTTGGTCGACAAGGGCCTGAAACAGCTGCGTGATGACGGCGAACATCACGTCAAGATTCTCGTCCAGCTCTAA
- a CDS encoding flavodoxin, giving the protein MADKVLVTYFSATGNTRAVAQKLAKAAKADIREIRASMPYIASDLDYEDEKSRVNVEHNVDARPQMAKAINVGDYDVVFVGYPLWFGVAPQIVRTFLESQDFTGKTIVTFATSGSSLEGANGEHLHGCAPKATWKTGRRFTSDVSEETLAQWVEGLGL; this is encoded by the coding sequence ATGGCTGACAAAGTATTGGTAACGTATTTTTCCGCTACCGGGAATACGCGCGCCGTGGCGCAAAAGCTGGCAAAGGCCGCCAAAGCCGACATTAGGGAAATCCGAGCGTCCATGCCTTATATCGCTTCTGACCTCGATTACGAGGACGAGAAAAGCCGGGTGAATGTGGAGCATAACGTCGATGCCCGTCCGCAGATGGCCAAAGCCATCAATGTGGGGGATTACGACGTGGTGTTTGTCGGCTACCCGCTCTGGTTCGGTGTTGCGCCGCAAATTGTGCGCACATTCCTGGAAAGCCAGGATTTCACGGGCAAGACCATCGTCACGTTCGCGACTTCCGGATCGAGTTTGGAAGGTGCGAATGGCGAGCATCTGCATGGTTGCGCGCCTAAGGCAACGTGGAAGACGGGGCGTCGCTTCACGTCGGACGTCAGCGAGGAGACGTTGGCCCAGTGGGTCGAAGGGCTTGGCTTATAA
- a CDS encoding GNAT family N-acetyltransferase encodes MTNSSHSDSRISGSIRKCGLDDAKLLHRLSVETYVDTFDGTSSDEDMQKYLEETYAEPILREELANPDSMFFVISMPSGAQTEAQRQGHRSGNAGADSADSACFVNPGDFADTAGADTGNLSNSTDSVNPTDSANSASPTSPVNALDSTETSAGYMKLNFGDAQVEDMGLDAMEVQRLYIRKAFKGCGLGTQLMNLALKTARERGLKKVWLGVWEHNEPAKRFYTGKGFVRVGQHAFWQGDDKQTDYLMAREV; translated from the coding sequence ATGACAAATTCGTCACATTCTGATTCGCGAATTTCAGGATCTATCAGAAAGTGCGGTCTTGACGATGCCAAGTTATTGCACCGGCTGAGCGTTGAAACGTATGTTGATACCTTTGACGGGACGAGTTCGGACGAGGACATGCAAAAGTATCTCGAAGAGACCTACGCTGAGCCGATTCTGCGCGAAGAACTGGCGAATCCAGACTCGATGTTTTTCGTCATTTCCATGCCGTCAGGCGCGCAAACCGAGGCGCAAAGGCAGGGCCATCGAAGTGGCAATGCTGGCGCTGACTCTGCCGATTCTGCTTGCTTTGTCAATCCCGGTGATTTTGCTGATACTGCTGGTGCTGATACTGGCAATCTCAGCAATTCTACCGATTCTGTCAATCCTACTGATTCCGCTAATTCTGCCAGTCCTACATCTCCCGTCAATGCCCTTGATTCTACGGAAACCTCCGCAGGCTATATGAAACTGAATTTCGGCGATGCACAGGTCGAGGACATGGGCCTGGACGCGATGGAAGTCCAGCGGCTTTACATTCGCAAGGCATTCAAAGGTTGCGGGCTTGGCACCCAGCTGATGAATCTGGCGCTGAAAACGGCTCGCGAACGGGGGCTTAAGAAGGTGTGGCTTGGTGTGTGGGAGCATAACGAACCGGCGAAACGTTTCTACACCGGCAAGGGCTTCGTGCGGGTCGGCCAGCATGCGTTCTGGCAGGGCGACGACAAGCAGACCGACTACCTGATGGCACGCGAGGTGTGA